From a region of the Rhodococcus sp. 4CII genome:
- a CDS encoding glucose 1-dehydrogenase: MTELHGKVAVVTGGASGIGAATCALLAERGARVVVTDIDDERGEAVAAALGEHGVYLHTDVTREEDVAAAIRTATERFGRLDAMVNNAGRVGAWTYVADTTVDEWDSSFAMLARSAFLGTKHAAGVMREQGFGAIVNVSSVAGVRTGFGPHPYGAAKAAVLQLTRSAARELAEFRVRVNAVTPGGVATRIVGHGAGLDGDALDASVDKVRQGLASFQPIPRAGEGHDIAGAVTYLVSDDATFVTGQNLVVDGGLTLGKAWPGNYRAEADAVGR, translated from the coding sequence ATGACGGAACTGCACGGCAAGGTCGCGGTCGTGACCGGTGGCGCGAGCGGAATCGGGGCTGCGACCTGCGCACTCCTCGCGGAGCGGGGCGCGCGGGTGGTGGTCACGGACATCGACGACGAACGCGGCGAGGCGGTCGCGGCCGCCCTCGGAGAGCACGGCGTCTACCTGCACACCGACGTCACCCGCGAGGAGGACGTCGCGGCGGCGATCCGCACCGCGACCGAGCGCTTCGGTCGGCTGGACGCCATGGTCAACAACGCAGGCCGGGTCGGCGCCTGGACGTACGTCGCCGACACCACCGTCGACGAGTGGGACTCCTCGTTCGCGATGCTGGCGCGCAGCGCCTTCCTCGGCACCAAGCACGCCGCGGGTGTGATGCGCGAGCAGGGTTTCGGCGCCATCGTCAACGTGTCGTCGGTGGCGGGCGTGCGCACCGGCTTCGGCCCGCACCCCTACGGCGCCGCGAAGGCCGCCGTGCTACAGCTGACCCGCAGTGCCGCACGTGAACTCGCGGAATTTCGCGTCCGGGTGAACGCCGTCACCCCGGGCGGCGTCGCCACCCGGATCGTCGGTCACGGAGCCGGCCTCGACGGCGACGCACTGGACGCCAGCGTCGACAAGGTGCGGCAAGGGCTGGCGTCGTTCCAGCCGATCCCCCGCGCCGGCGAGGGCCACGACATCGCCGGCGCCGTCACCTACCTGGTCTCCGACGACGCAACGTTCGTGACCGGGCAGAACCTCGTCGTCGACGGCGGGCTGACCCTCGGGAAGGCGTGGCCCGGCAACTACCGCGCCGAGGCCGACGCCGTCGGGCGCTGA
- a CDS encoding enoyl-CoA hydratase/isomerase family protein: MSELISTERPRPGVLLIRLNRPDALNAMNAPLVEALHAVLADVRHDSEIRAIVLTGNGRAFCAGIDLRGYGTPPGATDGEGRAQAGMRVQQHIASLVEAFRGARPPVVAAINGAAAGGGMALALMADIRIMSDTAALHASFINRGQSSCDIGVSWLLPRMIGFSRAAEILLTGRPVDAAECERVGIVSSVEPAERLLDSALDTAENIARNSPFGVWMTKEVMWSNLEVPSLRAAIDLENRTQILAAMTKDHREAVYSFLEKRPPVYQNH; encoded by the coding sequence ATGTCCGAACTGATATCGACCGAGCGGCCGCGGCCGGGTGTTCTGCTGATCCGCCTGAACCGCCCGGACGCCCTGAACGCGATGAACGCCCCGCTCGTCGAGGCGCTGCACGCGGTGCTCGCCGACGTCCGCCACGACTCCGAGATCCGCGCGATCGTGCTGACCGGGAACGGGCGGGCATTCTGCGCGGGAATCGACCTGCGCGGCTACGGCACCCCGCCGGGCGCGACCGACGGCGAGGGCCGCGCGCAGGCGGGCATGCGGGTTCAGCAGCACATCGCCTCGCTCGTCGAGGCGTTCCGCGGCGCCAGACCGCCGGTGGTCGCCGCGATCAACGGCGCCGCCGCGGGAGGTGGGATGGCTTTGGCACTGATGGCCGACATCCGGATCATGTCCGATACCGCGGCACTGCATGCGTCGTTCATCAACCGCGGGCAGTCCAGCTGCGACATCGGCGTCAGCTGGTTGCTGCCCCGGATGATCGGATTCTCCAGGGCGGCGGAAATTCTTCTCACCGGCCGCCCCGTCGACGCCGCCGAGTGCGAGCGCGTCGGCATCGTGTCGTCGGTCGAACCGGCGGAGCGGCTACTCGATTCGGCGCTGGACACCGCCGAGAACATCGCGCGCAACAGTCCATTCGGCGTGTGGATGACCAAGGAGGTGATGTGGTCCAACCTCGAGGTTCCGAGCCTGCGCGCCGCGATCGACTTGGAGAACCGGACCCAGATCCTCGCCGCCATGACCAAGGACCACCGCGAAGCCGTGTACTCGTTTCTCGAGAAGCGCCCGCCGGTCTATCAGAACCACTGA
- a CDS encoding acyl-CoA dehydrogenase family protein, with protein sequence MQSDLFDRDHEMFRESVRGFVDKHVVPQLEKWDADRLIDRETWLAAGRQGLLGLPVPEAYGGPGELDYRFRFVIQQEIARVGASALQSGFSTNDDIVLNYLLRHADDDQRRRWLPGFVTGETIGAIAMSEPAAGSDLRAIQTTAVADGDTWVINGSKTFITSGILADLVIVFAKTDPSAGSRGFSLFVVEDGTPGFARGRKLDKLGLHAQDTAELFFEDVRVPKENLLGELGSGFAYLMQSLPLERLGIGIAAQVSAEAVLGWTLDYVKERTAFGKRVGEFQGLGFTLAELQTAVEVSRAYIDRCVREHNAGTLTAVDAAKAKLWATELQGRVIDAGVQFHGGYGYMMEYPVAKAYIDARIQRIYGGTNEIMKEIIHRDLMKA encoded by the coding sequence ATGCAGAGCGATCTGTTCGACCGGGACCACGAAATGTTCCGCGAATCCGTGCGGGGATTCGTCGACAAGCACGTGGTACCCCAACTCGAGAAATGGGATGCGGATCGCCTGATCGATCGCGAGACCTGGCTGGCAGCGGGTCGCCAGGGCCTGCTCGGACTGCCCGTCCCGGAGGCATACGGCGGGCCCGGCGAACTCGACTACCGCTTCCGTTTCGTGATCCAGCAGGAGATCGCCCGCGTCGGCGCGTCGGCCCTGCAGTCCGGGTTCTCCACCAACGACGACATCGTCCTGAACTACCTGCTCCGGCACGCCGACGACGATCAGCGCCGGCGGTGGCTGCCGGGATTCGTCACCGGCGAGACCATCGGTGCCATCGCGATGAGCGAGCCTGCCGCGGGCAGCGATCTGCGCGCCATCCAGACCACCGCCGTCGCCGACGGCGACACCTGGGTGATCAACGGGTCGAAGACGTTCATCACCAGCGGAATCCTCGCCGACCTTGTGATCGTGTTTGCGAAGACCGACCCGTCGGCCGGCTCCCGCGGTTTCAGCCTCTTCGTCGTCGAGGACGGGACACCGGGATTCGCCCGGGGCCGCAAACTCGACAAGCTCGGTCTGCACGCCCAGGACACGGCCGAGTTGTTCTTCGAGGACGTCCGCGTCCCGAAGGAGAACCTGCTCGGCGAGCTCGGTTCGGGCTTCGCGTATTTGATGCAGAGTCTTCCCCTCGAACGACTGGGTATCGGCATCGCCGCGCAGGTGTCCGCCGAGGCGGTACTCGGGTGGACGCTCGACTACGTCAAGGAACGCACGGCCTTCGGCAAGCGGGTCGGCGAGTTCCAGGGCCTCGGTTTCACCCTCGCCGAACTGCAGACGGCCGTCGAGGTGTCCCGTGCCTACATCGACCGGTGCGTGCGCGAGCACAACGCGGGCACCCTCACCGCCGTGGACGCCGCCAAGGCCAAGCTCTGGGCGACGGAACTCCAGGGTCGTGTCATCGATGCCGGGGTGCAATTCCACGGCGGCTACGGCTACATGATGGAGTATCCCGTCGCCAAGGCGTACATCGACGCACGAATCCAGCGCATCTACGGCGGTACCAACGAGATCATGAAGGAAATCATCCATCGAGATCTCATGAAGGCCTGA
- a CDS encoding LLM class F420-dependent oxidoreductase has protein sequence MKVGIAAGYWGSGPPRNVERMLAEAEALGVDSFWTAETYGSDALTPLAWWGSRTSTIKLGTAVCQMSARTPTALAMAAQTVDHLSGGRVIVGIGASGPQVVEGWYGQPYPRPLERTREYVEIMRAVWAREKPVTYQGRHYQLPLDGGSGLGKPLKSIVHPLREDIPVYLGAEGPKNVALAAEIADGWTPLWFSPKSDEFYRAALAEGFGRDGARRTPSDFEIANVCWLIENDDVEKAAAKIKPVVALYAGGMGAKGANFHNDVFTRMGWADACAEIQDLYLRGRPDLAAQAVPTEMVEDVALIGPADKICEDIVNRWKPTCLTTLILGGWPRPENRERILEAVMS, from the coding sequence GTGAAGGTCGGTATCGCCGCGGGATATTGGGGCTCCGGCCCGCCGCGCAACGTCGAACGCATGCTCGCCGAAGCCGAGGCGCTCGGCGTGGACAGCTTCTGGACGGCGGAGACCTACGGGTCGGACGCGCTGACTCCACTCGCCTGGTGGGGATCGCGCACCTCCACCATCAAGCTCGGGACCGCGGTCTGTCAGATGTCGGCCCGGACGCCGACCGCCCTGGCGATGGCGGCGCAGACGGTCGACCACCTCAGCGGTGGCAGGGTGATCGTCGGCATCGGCGCATCGGGCCCGCAGGTGGTCGAGGGCTGGTACGGGCAACCGTATCCCCGTCCGCTCGAGCGGACCCGCGAGTACGTCGAGATCATGCGCGCTGTGTGGGCCCGGGAGAAGCCGGTGACCTACCAAGGGCGGCACTACCAGCTCCCGCTGGACGGTGGCAGTGGTCTCGGAAAGCCGCTGAAGTCGATCGTTCACCCACTGCGCGAGGACATCCCGGTGTACCTCGGGGCGGAGGGACCGAAGAATGTCGCGCTCGCTGCGGAGATCGCGGACGGCTGGACCCCGCTGTGGTTCTCGCCCAAGAGCGACGAGTTCTACCGCGCCGCCCTGGCCGAGGGCTTCGGCCGGGACGGCGCACGCCGGACGCCGTCGGATTTCGAGATCGCCAACGTGTGCTGGTTGATCGAGAACGACGACGTGGAGAAGGCGGCGGCCAAGATCAAACCCGTCGTCGCGTTGTACGCCGGTGGCATGGGTGCGAAGGGTGCCAATTTCCACAACGACGTCTTCACCCGCATGGGCTGGGCCGACGCCTGCGCCGAGATCCAGGATTTGTATCTGCGCGGTCGGCCCGATCTCGCCGCGCAGGCCGTTCCCACCGAGATGGTCGAGGACGTCGCGCTGATCGGGCCCGCCGACAAGATCTGTGAGGACATCGTGAACCGCTGGAAGCCCACCTGTCTGACGACGCTGATCCTCGGCGGCTGGCCGAGGCCCGAGAACCGGGAACGCATCCTCGAGGCGGTGATGTCATGA
- a CDS encoding acetyl-CoA acetyltransferase — MTLDPRTPILVGGGQVNERSGGEEPVDLIVAAARVAAAEAGSSRLLELVDSVRLIGMLSWRYRDPGALVGERIGAAVRHTGYTGSGGSGPQVLVNQAAEDIAAGRTDVVLVGGAESWRTRMKLRSQGIRPEWTIQDESIPPAEILVPEVPMVFDGQARIGLDRPAYVYPLFEQALRISSGLSVDDHRSAIGALWSGFSKVASTNPHAWSRREYTAEEIVTPSEDNRWISQPYTKLLNSNNMVEQGAALLLCSVEVATRLGISRDTWVFPHAGTEAHDTYDISERESLDRSPAIRVAGARALELSGIGRDDVAHVDVYSCFPSAVQVAAAELGLPLDDPGRPLTLTGGLTFAGGPWNNYSTHAIATLATRLREAPGTYGLITANGGYLTKHAFGVYRTEPPRSGFRRQDVQADVDAYPTTRALTSYEGSGSIESWTVVHGRDGSPERGFVAVRTEAGERTLAATTDAGALTRLIDVDVARETVAVTADGTFRCADD; from the coding sequence ATGACACTCGATCCGCGCACCCCGATCCTCGTCGGAGGAGGGCAGGTCAACGAGCGGAGCGGGGGAGAGGAACCCGTCGATCTCATCGTCGCGGCGGCCCGTGTCGCCGCCGCGGAAGCGGGATCGTCCCGGCTGCTCGAACTCGTCGACTCGGTTCGGTTGATCGGCATGCTGTCGTGGCGGTACCGCGACCCGGGCGCGCTGGTCGGCGAGCGTATCGGCGCGGCCGTGCGGCACACCGGTTACACCGGCAGCGGCGGCAGCGGCCCACAGGTTCTCGTCAACCAGGCCGCCGAGGACATCGCGGCGGGCCGGACCGACGTGGTCCTGGTGGGCGGCGCCGAGTCGTGGCGGACCCGAATGAAGCTGCGCTCCCAGGGCATTCGCCCGGAGTGGACGATTCAGGACGAGTCGATTCCGCCCGCGGAGATCCTCGTTCCCGAGGTTCCGATGGTCTTCGACGGCCAGGCCCGGATCGGCCTCGACCGGCCTGCGTACGTGTACCCGCTCTTCGAACAGGCGCTGCGAATCTCGTCGGGACTGTCGGTGGACGATCATCGTTCCGCGATCGGCGCCCTCTGGTCGGGATTCAGCAAGGTGGCGTCGACGAACCCGCACGCCTGGTCCCGTCGTGAATACACGGCCGAGGAGATCGTCACGCCGTCCGAGGACAATCGGTGGATCAGCCAGCCCTACACCAAGCTGTTGAACTCCAACAACATGGTGGAGCAGGGCGCGGCCCTGCTGCTCTGCTCGGTCGAGGTCGCCACCCGCCTCGGGATCTCCCGCGACACCTGGGTCTTTCCACACGCGGGCACCGAGGCGCACGACACGTACGACATCTCCGAGCGGGAGTCGCTCGACCGGTCGCCGGCCATCCGGGTCGCCGGGGCGCGGGCGCTGGAACTGTCGGGAATCGGGCGGGATGATGTCGCGCACGTGGACGTGTATTCCTGCTTCCCGTCGGCCGTCCAGGTCGCCGCGGCCGAGTTGGGACTGCCGCTCGACGATCCGGGGCGGCCGCTGACGCTCACCGGCGGCCTCACCTTCGCCGGTGGTCCGTGGAACAACTACAGCACGCACGCGATCGCCACGCTGGCGACCCGGCTGCGTGAGGCCCCCGGAACGTACGGTCTGATCACCGCGAACGGTGGCTATCTGACGAAGCACGCGTTCGGTGTCTACCGAACCGAGCCGCCGCGCAGCGGCTTCCGGCGTCAGGACGTCCAGGCCGATGTCGATGCGTATCCGACCACGCGGGCGCTGACGAGCTACGAGGGGTCGGGCTCGATCGAGTCCTGGACGGTGGTGCACGGACGCGACGGGTCCCCGGAGCGCGGCTTCGTCGCGGTGCGGACCGAGGCCGGCGAACGCACGCTGGCCGCGACGACGGACGCGGGCGCCCTGACCCGGTTGATCGACGTCGACGTCGCCCGGGAGACGGTGGCCGTGACGGCCGACGGCACCTTCCGGTGCGCGGACGATTGA
- a CDS encoding thiolase C-terminal domain-containing protein, with protein MSALAMRGAAAVVGVSELHYRRGEAPAGELRLTLEAILAACADAGISPRELDGFVSYAGGGHDGAVIGGALRVDDVRWSNMMWGGGGGTVAAAVNNAAVAIAAGQAECVVVYRAMAQADTGRLGYAKYHYGPHFLAHGVGSPAQVCALRTQRLLEHDGVPRETMRALVLAAYRHAQNNPTAQGYGKPLDEATYESSRLITEPFHLYDCSRESDGAVALVLVSAERAKSLRPDPAYVLAGAQGAPGGYSSLIDNDDQYATAGFAGAAGRPGVADRLWAAAGLGPDDVDVVQVYENFSGPAVAALIDHGLAPSGPAAGDVLTVDNLTAGVGKLPVNTSGGNIADSFVNGMGLAVEAVRQIRGTSTNPVAHAKTSLFIGGPMAPLVSSTLFAHEDVL; from the coding sequence ATGAGTGCACTCGCCATGCGTGGCGCGGCCGCCGTGGTCGGCGTGTCCGAACTCCACTATCGCCGCGGCGAAGCCCCCGCGGGCGAGCTGAGACTGACCCTCGAGGCGATCCTCGCCGCGTGCGCGGACGCCGGCATCTCTCCGCGCGAGCTGGACGGATTCGTCTCCTATGCCGGTGGCGGGCACGACGGCGCGGTCATCGGCGGCGCCCTGCGCGTCGACGACGTCCGGTGGTCGAACATGATGTGGGGCGGCGGCGGCGGGACGGTCGCCGCCGCGGTCAACAATGCCGCCGTCGCGATCGCCGCGGGGCAGGCCGAGTGCGTCGTCGTCTACCGTGCGATGGCACAGGCGGACACCGGACGACTCGGATACGCGAAATACCATTACGGACCGCACTTCCTCGCGCACGGTGTCGGGTCACCGGCCCAGGTCTGCGCACTGCGGACGCAGCGACTGCTCGAGCACGACGGCGTGCCGCGGGAGACCATGCGAGCCCTCGTGCTCGCGGCGTACCGGCACGCCCAGAACAACCCGACCGCACAGGGCTACGGCAAGCCGCTCGACGAGGCGACATACGAGTCGTCCCGCCTGATCACCGAACCGTTCCACCTGTACGACTGCTCTCGGGAGAGCGACGGAGCCGTCGCGCTGGTGCTGGTCTCCGCCGAGCGTGCGAAATCGCTGCGACCCGACCCCGCGTACGTTCTCGCCGGCGCCCAGGGCGCCCCGGGCGGCTACTCCTCGCTCATCGACAACGACGACCAGTACGCCACAGCGGGTTTCGCGGGTGCCGCCGGTCGTCCCGGCGTCGCGGACCGCCTCTGGGCCGCAGCGGGTCTCGGCCCGGACGACGTGGACGTCGTCCAGGTGTACGAGAATTTCAGCGGGCCCGCCGTCGCCGCGCTCATCGACCACGGTCTGGCGCCGTCCGGTCCCGCGGCGGGCGACGTCCTCACCGTCGACAACCTGACTGCGGGTGTGGGCAAGCTTCCCGTGAACACGAGTGGCGGCAACATCGCCGACTCGTTCGTCAACGGAATGGGACTCGCGGTCGAAGCGGTGCGGCAGATCCGGGGCACGTCGACCAATCCGGTGGCGCACGCCAAGACGTCGCTGTTCATCGGCGGTCCGATGGCACCTCTCGTCAGTTCGACGCTCTTCGCCCACGAAGACGTGCTGTAG
- a CDS encoding aldehyde dehydrogenase, with amino-acid sequence MDNMTVDRDALFLGGRWVAPAKGGAVDIVEAATEKVLGRSALASSADIDVAVTVARDALHGPWGQLDNRARADLLDALASALKKRGRDTATLVSRENGMPISLSAGVNGFGPAAMIRYYAALVREAASEDVRPSAFGGRTVVRREPVGVVAAITPWNYPQPLAAMKIAPALAAGCTVILKAAPETALDAFAFADAADEAGLPPGVLNIVPADREASAYLVQHPGVDKVAFTGSTAAGRAIGEVCGRLLRPVTLELGGKSAAIVAADADLSVFSANLAEVSLVNNGQTCHASTRILAPRARYDEVVEVVTETVRGLVVGDPLDKSTAIGPLVSAAQRERVLGYIEDGRSAGYRTTTGGGVPGSQPLGWFVEPTVFVDVDNSARIAQEEIFGPVLTITPYTDEDEAVAIANDSEYGLGGTVWTADEDRGLALAARIHSGTVGVNHYALDLDAPFGGVKSSGLGRELGPEGLQPYFATKSVYLGTR; translated from the coding sequence ATGGACAACATGACTGTGGACCGCGACGCTCTGTTCCTCGGTGGCCGGTGGGTCGCCCCGGCGAAGGGCGGCGCGGTCGACATCGTCGAAGCTGCCACGGAGAAGGTGCTCGGACGGTCGGCGCTCGCGTCGTCCGCCGACATCGATGTCGCCGTCACCGTGGCGCGCGACGCACTCCACGGTCCGTGGGGGCAGCTCGACAACCGCGCTCGCGCAGACCTTCTCGACGCCCTCGCGTCCGCACTGAAGAAGCGCGGCCGCGACACTGCGACATTGGTGAGCCGCGAGAACGGCATGCCGATCTCGCTCTCCGCGGGGGTCAACGGCTTCGGGCCCGCCGCCATGATCCGGTACTACGCCGCGCTCGTCCGCGAGGCGGCGTCCGAAGACGTCCGCCCCAGCGCCTTCGGCGGTCGCACGGTGGTCCGCCGGGAGCCGGTGGGCGTCGTCGCGGCCATCACGCCGTGGAACTACCCGCAGCCCCTCGCGGCGATGAAGATCGCGCCCGCGCTCGCGGCGGGGTGCACCGTGATTCTCAAGGCTGCCCCCGAAACCGCACTCGACGCGTTCGCGTTCGCGGACGCGGCCGACGAGGCGGGGCTGCCGCCCGGCGTCCTGAACATCGTGCCCGCGGATCGCGAGGCGAGCGCCTACCTGGTGCAGCACCCCGGGGTCGACAAGGTCGCGTTCACCGGTTCGACCGCCGCGGGACGAGCCATCGGCGAGGTCTGTGGCCGGCTCCTGCGGCCCGTGACGCTCGAACTCGGCGGCAAATCCGCTGCGATCGTGGCAGCCGACGCCGACCTGTCGGTCTTCTCCGCGAATCTCGCCGAAGTCTCGCTGGTGAACAACGGTCAGACCTGCCATGCGAGCACTCGGATCCTCGCGCCCCGTGCCCGATACGACGAGGTCGTGGAGGTGGTCACCGAGACCGTCCGCGGACTGGTGGTCGGGGATCCACTCGACAAGTCCACCGCGATCGGGCCGCTGGTCAGCGCCGCTCAGCGTGAGCGTGTACTCGGGTACATCGAGGACGGGCGCAGCGCGGGGTACCGCACCACGACGGGCGGCGGCGTGCCGGGTTCGCAACCGCTCGGCTGGTTCGTCGAGCCGACGGTGTTCGTGGACGTCGACAACTCCGCCCGCATTGCGCAGGAGGAGATCTTCGGACCCGTTCTGACGATCACCCCGTACACGGACGAGGACGAGGCCGTCGCGATCGCCAACGACTCCGAATACGGGTTGGGCGGCACGGTCTGGACCGCCGACGAGGATCGCGGTCTCGCCCTGGCGGCCCGCATCCACAGCGGAACCGTCGGTGTCAACCACTACGCGCTGGACCTCGACGCGCCTTTCGGCGGCGTCAAGTCCTCCGGACTCGGACGTGAACTCGGGCCGGAAGGCCTGCAACCGTATTTCGCCACCAAGTCCGTGTACCTCGGAACGCGCTGA
- a CDS encoding Zn-ribbon domain-containing OB-fold protein, which yields MTDEPWGPSADGLDQPYWDGLTRGELRLQRCGTCKTWIWGPQWVCGSCHTLDPNWESVTPAGTVYSWSRSWYPFITELADRVPYVTVLVELPGAGHRRVLGILTGDDTDAVRIGDPVVGHIEHDEGATWPLLRWRRSPEGAQA from the coding sequence ATGACGGACGAACCGTGGGGACCGTCCGCCGACGGCCTCGACCAGCCCTACTGGGACGGGCTCACCCGAGGTGAGCTGCGACTCCAGCGTTGCGGCACGTGCAAGACCTGGATCTGGGGACCTCAATGGGTGTGCGGATCCTGCCACACCCTCGACCCGAACTGGGAGTCCGTGACACCGGCCGGAACCGTGTACAGCTGGTCACGCAGCTGGTACCCGTTCATCACCGAACTGGCCGACCGGGTCCCCTACGTGACGGTTCTCGTGGAACTTCCGGGGGCCGGGCACCGCCGGGTACTCGGAATCCTGACCGGCGACGACACCGACGCCGTCCGCATCGGCGACCCGGTCGTCGGGCACATCGAACACGACGAAGGCGCGACCTGGCCGCTGCTGCGCTGGCGTCGATCCCCGGAAGGAGCGCAGGCATGA
- a CDS encoding CaiB/BaiF CoA-transferase family protein — MTLPLTGVRVLDLTDGLGESCGRYLADLGAQVTKVEGPGGARSRRAEPVVDGVSIPFALRNANKRGIVVDLDDPAGRDRLRQLATESDIVVESHAPGLLSERGVGAAELSALAPALVCVSVTPFGQTGPYRDWVATEQVLYALSGVLSRSGAPGAEPLLPPAGLVEETVGMHAAWSALLAYYDRLRTGRGQVVDLSAFEALVHGFDPGFGTQGSAAAGRSDDFPRGRPDASNFYPVFPCADGHVRICLLAKRQWRGMFEWLGEPAEFADPKYDTIPARFAAAGTLHPLIEALFATRTRDQLVAEGAARGVPVGGVLSLGEVLTTEHFDVSGALADVEIAAGVQARIPTGYVSIDGARAGIRTPAPEVGEHDATPVATREHPTRAGFGNRRPGARPLEGLRVLDLGVIVFGAELSRQFADYGADVIKVENAKFPDGLRQSKRGAALAASVAWGHRNKRSLGLDVRSPEGRDVFRRLVVEADVVLANFKPGTLASMGLSYDELAALNPRIIVSESSAFGSTGPWNTRLGYGPLVRAACGVSALWRYPEHDDLLCDGSTVYPDHIAAHVTAIAVLAALIQRTHTGRGAALEVAQADTALVQLGAQLVTESLRPGTVSAPGNSDPFAAPAGVFACAGDDEWCVVSVRDDDDWARLCAVIGRPELASVPAFRTRAERIRNRADVDDVLHEWLQTQPPAQAVAALQAAGVPAGMMLRLPELLTDPHLAAREAYTLTHHDLLPKALPTAARVARFSGISDPPLRQAPIAGQHTREICEDVLRMPTAEMDRLVAEGVLQPPVAEPAPVAEAAAALR, encoded by the coding sequence ATGACGCTACCGCTGACCGGTGTCCGCGTACTGGACCTCACCGACGGCCTCGGTGAGTCATGTGGCCGCTACCTCGCCGACCTCGGCGCGCAGGTGACGAAGGTCGAAGGTCCGGGAGGCGCCCGCTCACGCCGCGCCGAACCGGTGGTGGACGGTGTCAGCATCCCGTTCGCGCTGCGCAACGCGAACAAGCGGGGCATCGTCGTGGACCTCGACGATCCCGCCGGCCGGGACCGTCTTCGGCAACTCGCGACGGAATCCGACATCGTGGTGGAATCGCACGCGCCGGGGCTGCTGAGCGAGCGGGGTGTGGGCGCGGCCGAACTCTCCGCTCTCGCACCGGCACTGGTGTGCGTGTCGGTCACACCGTTCGGGCAGACCGGACCGTACCGGGACTGGGTGGCCACGGAGCAGGTGCTGTACGCACTGAGCGGCGTGCTGTCCCGCTCCGGTGCCCCCGGAGCCGAACCGCTGCTTCCGCCTGCCGGTCTGGTGGAGGAGACCGTCGGGATGCACGCGGCCTGGTCGGCGTTGCTCGCGTATTACGACCGTCTCCGGACCGGACGCGGCCAAGTCGTCGATCTGTCCGCGTTCGAAGCGCTCGTCCACGGCTTCGACCCCGGTTTCGGCACACAGGGTTCCGCCGCCGCGGGGCGCTCCGACGACTTCCCCCGGGGGCGGCCGGACGCGTCGAACTTCTATCCGGTGTTCCCCTGCGCCGACGGACACGTGCGGATCTGCCTGCTGGCCAAACGGCAGTGGCGGGGCATGTTCGAATGGCTCGGCGAGCCGGCAGAATTCGCCGACCCGAAGTACGACACGATTCCGGCCCGGTTCGCGGCCGCAGGAACCCTGCACCCCCTCATCGAGGCGCTCTTCGCGACCCGCACCCGCGACCAGCTGGTCGCCGAGGGGGCGGCTCGGGGAGTGCCGGTCGGCGGCGTTCTCTCGCTCGGCGAAGTCCTGACGACCGAGCACTTCGACGTGTCCGGTGCGCTCGCGGACGTGGAGATCGCCGCCGGGGTACAGGCGCGGATTCCGACGGGATACGTGTCGATCGACGGCGCGCGGGCCGGAATCCGGACCCCGGCGCCCGAGGTCGGGGAGCACGACGCCACGCCTGTGGCGACGCGGGAGCACCCCACTCGTGCGGGGTTCGGGAACCGGCGGCCCGGCGCCCGCCCCCTCGAAGGCCTCCGGGTCCTCGATCTGGGTGTGATCGTCTTCGGCGCCGAACTCAGCCGTCAGTTCGCCGACTACGGTGCCGATGTCATCAAGGTCGAGAACGCCAAGTTCCCGGACGGGCTCCGCCAGTCGAAGCGTGGTGCGGCGCTGGCCGCGTCCGTCGCCTGGGGCCACCGCAACAAGCGCAGCCTGGGCCTGGACGTGCGCAGCCCGGAAGGCCGCGACGTGTTCCGACGCCTCGTCGTCGAGGCCGATGTGGTGCTGGCCAATTTCAAGCCCGGCACACTCGCGTCGATGGGCCTCTCGTACGACGAACTCGCCGCGCTCAATCCCCGCATCATCGTGTCCGAGAGCAGCGCGTTCGGCAGCACCGGACCGTGGAACACGCGACTCGGGTACGGCCCGTTGGTGCGTGCGGCGTGCGGGGTGTCGGCGCTGTGGCGGTACCCCGAGCACGACGATCTGCTCTGCGACGGCTCCACCGTCTACCCCGATCACATCGCGGCCCACGTCACGGCGATCGCGGTGCTCGCAGCGCTGATCCAGCGCACGCACACGGGTAGAGGGGCGGCACTCGAAGTGGCACAGGCGGATACCGCACTCGTCCAACTCGGTGCTCAGCTCGTGACGGAATCGCTGCGACCGGGCACCGTCTCCGCGCCCGGCAACTCCGACCCCTTCGCGGCGCCTGCCGGAGTGTTCGCGTGCGCGGGCGACGACGAATGGTGCGTCGTGTCGGTCCGGGACGACGACGACTGGGCTCGGCTGTGCGCCGTGATCGGACGGCCCGAATTGGCGAGCGTTCCGGCATTCCGTACGCGAGCCGAGCGGATCCGGAATCGCGCCGACGTCGACGACGTGCTGCACGAGTGGCTGCAGACGCAGCCTCCCGCGCAGGCGGTCGCGGCGTTGCAGGCGGCCGGAGTGCCTGCCGGCATGATGCTCCGCCTTCCCGAACTGCTCACCGACCCGCATCTGGCGGCCCGCGAGGCCTACACGCTCACGCATCACGACCTGCTTCCGAAGGCGCTGCCCACGGCAGCCCGAGTCGCGCGCTTCTCGGGTATCTCCGATCCTCCGCTGCGGCAGGCCCCGATTGCCGGGCAGCACACCCGGGAGATCTGCGAGGACGTGCTGCGCATGCCGACCGCAGAAATGGATCGTCTGGTGGCGGAGGGAGTCCTGCAACCGCCCGTCGCGGAACCGGCACCGGTCGCCGAGGCCGCCGCCGCGCTTCGTTGA